Proteins encoded in a region of the Methanofollis tationis genome:
- a CDS encoding FmdE family protein, with protein MQHPTYEDVIRFHGHTCPGVTFGYRAAGIAMERTGSVRAPDEELVVIVENDACGVDAFQVITGCTVGKGNLLLRDLGKNAWTLINRTTGKAVRIATRPSFSIEAIDPEFLPLRARAWGAGATPEDKQAYEEHLKAICNAILTRPAEEIFTIQEIEPEVPERARIFRSYICAVCGESVAESRVRMKDGKTVCIPCAGDYTRGW; from the coding sequence ATGCAACACCCAACCTACGAGGACGTGATCCGCTTCCACGGCCATACCTGCCCTGGCGTCACCTTCGGCTACCGTGCTGCCGGGATCGCCATGGAGCGGACCGGTTCGGTGCGGGCGCCCGACGAAGAACTTGTCGTCATCGTCGAGAACGACGCCTGCGGCGTGGACGCCTTCCAGGTCATCACCGGCTGCACCGTCGGGAAGGGAAACCTCCTCCTCCGCGACCTCGGCAAGAACGCCTGGACCCTCATCAACCGCACCACCGGCAAAGCCGTGCGGATCGCGACCCGCCCTTCCTTCTCGATCGAGGCGATCGATCCCGAATTCCTCCCCCTGCGGGCGCGGGCATGGGGCGCTGGTGCGACCCCCGAAGACAAGCAGGCCTATGAAGAGCACTTAAAGGCGATCTGCAATGCGATCCTGACGCGGCCGGCCGAGGAGATCTTCACGATCCAGGAGATCGAGCCCGAGGTTCCGGAGCGGGCGCGGATTTTCAGGTCGTACATCTGCGCCGTCTGCGGCGAGTCGGTCGCCGAGTCCAGGGTGCGCATGAAGGACGGCAAGACGGTCTGCATACCCTGCGCCGGCGACTATACGCGGGGCTGGTGA
- a CDS encoding DUF1015 domain-containing protein, which yields MVKVYRFTGLRPQRAYAAQIASVPYDVVTADEAAEIIRKNPLSFLRVSRTDALLPDIPADDEQIYVQARENFQEMQDQGLMQRDDAPSVYLYRVKQGGSLYLGLVACLDVDDYIDDVIKKHEHTRYDKERDRTRHIAATNANTGLVVVLYPDEGEIFGYMESVLPDGEPDAVVKTEQGNVHELFRITDRVRLAHIEDLFTRVPAAYIADGHHRAKSAVTIAQERRKAGTYEPDDGRFMAILFAHKRVKIHGYSRLVTDLGKYTPESFLAALKERFDVRPYGEIDDTVFRVPPLKEAANLHVVHMYLGGIWYELSTPVKNPEDVIGSLDVSYLQKTVLEGMLGITDPRGDARLQYLGGARPLADLEERVDSGEFAVAFSMQPVDVETVMSIADDGNVMPPKSTWFEPKLLSGLVIHTLGEGKKE from the coding sequence ATGGTGAAGGTATACCGGTTTACAGGGCTCAGGCCACAACGCGCATATGCCGCGCAGATCGCCTCGGTGCCGTACGACGTCGTGACGGCCGACGAGGCGGCAGAGATCATCAGGAAAAACCCTCTCTCTTTTCTCAGGGTGAGCCGTACCGACGCCCTTCTGCCTGATATCCCGGCGGACGACGAGCAGATCTACGTGCAGGCCAGGGAGAACTTCCAGGAGATGCAGGACCAGGGGCTCATGCAGCGCGACGACGCACCCTCGGTCTACCTCTACCGGGTGAAACAGGGCGGCAGCCTCTATCTCGGCCTGGTCGCCTGCCTGGATGTGGACGACTACATCGACGACGTGATCAAGAAGCACGAGCACACCCGCTACGACAAGGAGCGGGACCGGACCAGGCACATCGCCGCCACGAACGCCAACACCGGGCTGGTGGTCGTCCTGTACCCGGACGAGGGCGAGATCTTCGGCTACATGGAGTCGGTCCTCCCTGATGGCGAGCCCGACGCCGTGGTCAAGACCGAGCAGGGCAATGTCCACGAGCTCTTCAGGATCACCGACCGCGTCCGCCTCGCGCATATCGAGGACCTCTTTACCAGAGTGCCGGCGGCATATATCGCCGACGGCCACCACCGTGCGAAGTCGGCGGTCACGATCGCACAGGAGCGCCGGAAGGCCGGGACCTACGAGCCCGACGACGGGCGGTTCATGGCGATCCTCTTCGCCCACAAGCGGGTGAAGATCCACGGGTATTCCCGCCTGGTCACCGATCTCGGCAAATATACTCCAGAATCGTTCCTCGCGGCGCTGAAGGAGCGCTTCGACGTCAGGCCCTACGGCGAGATCGACGACACGGTCTTCCGCGTGCCCCCCCTGAAAGAGGCGGCGAACCTCCACGTCGTCCACATGTACCTCGGCGGGATATGGTACGAACTCTCCACGCCGGTGAAGAACCCGGAGGACGTCATCGGCTCTCTCGACGTCTCGTATCTCCAGAAGACGGTGCTCGAAGGGATGCTCGGGATCACCGACCCCCGCGGCGACGCCCGCCTCCAGTACCTCGGCGGGGCGCGGCCCCTTGCCGATCTCGAGGAGCGGGTGGACTCAGGGGAGTTTGCCGTCGCCTTCTCGATGCAGCCCGTCGACGTGGAGACGGTGATGTCGATCGCCGACGACGGAAATGTCATGCCCCCGAAGTCGACCTGGTTCGAGCCAAAACTCCTCTCCGGGCTTGTGATCCACACCCTGGGCGAGGGGAAGAAAGAATAA
- a CDS encoding class I SAM-dependent methyltransferase, whose protein sequence is MHAEGDELWGLRVDKRRAEEMRQDLIGRGLLERGYRPRSEGESLLLPLTGEVPGAERAVFVPFPPREDLARHELVGGIAILQEEDRAAAEKILSSRPSLHTVVVPTGPVTGEFRTRALKVLAGEPTTRTVVTEHGRRFAVDLAHAYFSARLSTERQRVHGLMAEGEEVCDMFAGVGPFAIALSDRASFVVAADLNPAAVSLLCENVRMNRCRNVLPVLADAAHLPGIFPRTFDRVIMNLPMESAQFLPAAFALCRPGGTIHYYALQEEEGAYLDRIRAFPVASVAERRVRSYSPGEWHAVYDIVVGE, encoded by the coding sequence ATGCATGCCGAAGGCGACGAACTCTGGGGCCTCAGGGTGGATAAGAGGCGGGCCGAGGAGATGCGGCAGGACCTGATCGGCCGCGGCCTGCTGGAGCGGGGCTATCGGCCGAGATCCGAGGGGGAGAGTCTGCTCCTGCCGCTGACCGGGGAAGTGCCGGGCGCCGAGCGGGCGGTATTCGTCCCGTTCCCGCCCAGGGAGGACCTGGCGCGCCACGAGCTCGTGGGCGGGATCGCGATCCTGCAGGAGGAGGACCGTGCCGCCGCCGAGAAGATCCTCTCATCTCGCCCGTCCCTGCATACGGTCGTCGTCCCGACCGGCCCGGTCACGGGTGAGTTCCGGACGCGTGCGCTCAAGGTCCTGGCCGGGGAGCCGACCACCCGGACGGTCGTCACCGAGCACGGCCGCCGCTTCGCCGTCGACCTCGCCCACGCCTATTTCTCGGCCCGCCTCTCCACCGAGCGGCAGCGGGTGCACGGCCTGATGGCGGAGGGCGAGGAGGTCTGCGATATGTTCGCCGGGGTCGGGCCGTTTGCGATCGCCCTCTCTGACCGGGCCTCCTTCGTCGTCGCCGCCGACTTAAACCCGGCGGCGGTCTCCCTGCTCTGCGAGAACGTCAGGATGAACCGGTGCAGGAACGTTCTGCCGGTCCTCGCCGACGCCGCCCACCTGCCCGGGATCTTCCCCCGCACCTTCGACCGGGTGATCATGAACCTCCCGATGGAGTCGGCGCAGTTCCTCCCGGCGGCCTTCGCACTCTGCCGCCCGGGCGGGACGATCCATTATTATGCCCTGCAGGAGGAGGAGGGGGCGTACCTCGACCGCATCCGTGCCTTTCCGGTTGCGTCGGTCGCCGAGCGGCGGGTGCGGAGCTATTCGCCGGGCGAGTGGCACGCGGTGTACGATATCGTGGTCGGGGAGTGA
- the rimI gene encoding ribosomal protein S18-alanine N-acetyltransferase: protein MEGPGFFLRRAKAEDIPAIVAIEKDSFVDPWNEETFQQSLEYWADSFFVAIVGGHVAGFIVGGLEDTGEAIYGHICNFAVAERFRGCGIGRMLVRRAEQQFALRLAEGVQLEVRVSNTPAQAFYQKLGYEPVFTVGGYYSNGEDALVMMKWFRF from the coding sequence ATGGAAGGGCCAGGATTTTTTCTTCGAAGGGCGAAAGCAGAGGACATCCCGGCGATTGTCGCCATCGAGAAGGATTCCTTCGTCGACCCCTGGAACGAGGAGACGTTCCAGCAGTCACTGGAGTACTGGGCCGACTCGTTCTTTGTTGCGATTGTCGGCGGTCACGTCGCCGGTTTCATCGTCGGCGGGCTTGAAGATACGGGCGAGGCGATCTACGGGCATATCTGCAACTTCGCGGTCGCCGAACGGTTTCGTGGGTGCGGCATCGGGCGGATGCTCGTCCGCCGGGCCGAGCAGCAGTTCGCCCTCCGCCTCGCCGAAGGGGTGCAGCTGGAGGTGCGGGTCTCCAACACCCCCGCGCAGGCGTTCTACCAGAAACTGGGGTATGAACCGGTCTTCACCGTCGGGGGCTACTACTCGAATGGCGAGGACGCCCTGGTGATGATGAAGTGGTTCAGGTTTTAG
- the hmgA gene encoding hydroxymethylglutaryl-CoA reductase (NADPH): MDDPLAKLKNGTLKLYALEKELPPEEAVRVRRAYIEEETGADLAALGTFSIGIDRVVKRNIENMIGAVQVPVGVAGPLKVKGEYANGTYWIPLATTEGALVASANRGCSAITKAGGADVRIIKDGMTRAPVFAARDIVHAREIADWAAAHTADLAAAAEKTTARGKLLSITPYIVGTNVFLRCAYDTKDAMGMNMVTIATAEIADRVEAATGARLIALSGNMCTDKKPSAINMIEGRGKSVVAGVHLSNDLIETVLKTDAKTLAEVNYRKNLIGSVRAGALGFNAHAANIIAALYLACGQDAAHVVEGSSCITTIEATDDGAYVAVTLPAVQVGTVGGGTGIDTQAACLSLLGVAGGGEPEGANAKAFAEIVAAGVLAGELSLLGALAANHLARAHKELGRG; this comes from the coding sequence ATGGATGATCCTCTCGCAAAACTAAAAAATGGAACCCTCAAACTCTACGCCCTGGAGAAGGAACTGCCCCCAGAGGAGGCGGTCAGGGTCAGGCGTGCCTATATCGAAGAGGAGACCGGCGCCGACCTCGCGGCCCTCGGCACCTTCTCCATCGGGATCGACCGCGTGGTGAAGCGCAACATCGAGAACATGATCGGCGCCGTCCAGGTGCCGGTCGGCGTCGCCGGTCCATTGAAGGTGAAGGGCGAGTACGCGAACGGAACCTACTGGATACCGCTCGCCACCACCGAAGGGGCGCTCGTCGCCTCGGCGAACCGCGGCTGCTCGGCGATCACGAAGGCCGGCGGGGCCGACGTCAGGATCATCAAGGACGGCATGACCCGCGCCCCGGTCTTTGCCGCACGGGACATCGTCCACGCCAGGGAGATCGCCGACTGGGCCGCCGCCCACACCGCCGACCTCGCCGCGGCGGCCGAGAAGACCACGGCCCGCGGAAAGCTCCTCTCCATCACCCCCTATATCGTCGGGACCAACGTCTTCCTCCGCTGCGCCTATGACACCAAGGACGCCATGGGCATGAACATGGTGACGATCGCCACCGCCGAGATCGCCGACCGTGTGGAGGCGGCCACGGGAGCGCGGCTCATCGCCCTCTCCGGCAACATGTGCACCGACAAAAAACCCTCTGCCATCAACATGATCGAGGGGCGGGGCAAAAGCGTCGTCGCCGGCGTGCACCTGAGCAACGACCTGATCGAGACGGTCTTAAAGACCGACGCAAAGACCCTCGCCGAGGTCAACTACCGCAAAAACCTGATCGGATCGGTGCGGGCCGGCGCCCTCGGCTTCAATGCCCACGCCGCAAACATCATTGCCGCCCTCTACCTCGCCTGCGGCCAGGACGCCGCCCACGTCGTCGAGGGGAGCAGCTGCATCACCACCATCGAGGCGACCGACGACGGCGCATATGTCGCCGTCACCCTCCCGGCCGTACAGGTCGGCACCGTCGGCGGCGGGACCGGGATCGACACCCAGGCGGCCTGTCTCTCCCTCCTCGGGGTCGCCGGCGGCGGCGAGCCCGAAGGAGCGAACGCAAAGGCCTTCGCCGAGATCGTGGCGGCAGGGGTGCTCGCCGGCGAACTCTCCCTCCTGGGCGCCCTCGCCGCAAACCACCTCGCCCGGGCCCACAAGGAACTCGGCCGGGGCTAA
- a CDS encoding DUF7288 family protein: MVDDAAQLYTMEGIAAAFVILATVYLVAGTTSIYTPGDSHITDMQLEVLGNDVLLVMDTPVDESSKSDLVTYIENWDDTGFESEFKTLLNNRTAGTDDTLQFAASVSYRKADGTVKNGDFVSSERPTGYEQAVRVTRLVSVDYSSGKPAGAPGEMRSEKQVVMLEVLIWRD; encoded by the coding sequence ATGGTAGACGACGCGGCCCAGCTCTATACGATGGAGGGGATCGCCGCCGCCTTCGTGATCCTGGCCACCGTGTACCTCGTGGCAGGCACGACGAGCATCTACACGCCCGGCGACTCCCACATCACCGACATGCAGCTGGAGGTGCTGGGAAACGACGTCCTCCTGGTGATGGACACGCCGGTTGACGAGTCTTCAAAGAGTGACCTCGTCACATATATCGAAAATTGGGACGACACAGGTTTTGAAAGCGAGTTTAAAACGCTGTTGAACAACAGAACCGCCGGGACCGACGACACCCTCCAGTTCGCCGCCTCAGTTTCGTACAGGAAAGCCGATGGCACCGTGAAGAACGGGGATTTCGTCTCTTCGGAGCGGCCCACCGGCTACGAACAGGCGGTTCGGGTGACGAGACTCGTATCGGTCGACTACTCTTCAGGAAAACCCGCGGGTGCGCCTGGAGAGATGCGGTCGGAGAAGCAGGTCGTGATGCTGGAGGTGCTCATATGGAGAGATTAG
- a CDS encoding DUF7289 family protein — MKISAGNNEEAVSEAIGFIIIFGLVLTGIALITLYGYPMLMQQQSNADVRNMEQTMVVLQNDIKSLCYKNVPYKETSMQVSGGSLAVVNTSGTAQRFTITEGGDTETFPPGMLLYDSDNQDATIALENGAVIRAQAGGSSMLAEPRWYFDDASDTLVINLIALNSTGTMARSGMGGVRLKLNGTETLMDKSGTLNVQVVYTPDPASSFSKAWENYLTGSLGMSKTAPDTYTISADRLIVKKYDILVLSV; from the coding sequence ATGAAAATTTCAGCAGGAAACAACGAAGAAGCGGTCTCCGAGGCGATCGGGTTCATCATCATCTTCGGGCTGGTGCTGACCGGGATCGCCCTGATCACCCTGTACGGCTACCCGATGCTCATGCAGCAGCAGAGCAACGCCGACGTGCGGAACATGGAGCAGACGATGGTCGTACTCCAGAACGACATCAAGAGCCTCTGCTACAAGAACGTCCCCTATAAGGAGACCTCGATGCAGGTGAGCGGGGGGTCGCTGGCGGTGGTGAACACCAGCGGAACGGCGCAGAGATTTACGATCACCGAAGGCGGCGACACGGAAACCTTCCCTCCGGGCATGCTCCTCTATGACTCGGACAACCAGGACGCCACCATTGCCCTGGAGAACGGGGCGGTGATCCGGGCGCAGGCCGGCGGATCGTCGATGCTCGCCGAACCGCGGTGGTACTTCGACGACGCAAGCGATACCCTGGTGATCAACCTCATCGCCCTGAACAGCACCGGCACGATGGCCAGGAGCGGGATGGGCGGCGTCAGGCTGAAACTCAACGGCACGGAGACCCTTATGGATAAAAGCGGGACGTTAAACGTGCAGGTCGTCTACACCCCGGATCCCGCCAGCAGCTTCTCAAAGGCCTGGGAGAACTACCTCACCGGGAGCCTCGGGATGTCCAAAACGGCCCCTGACACCTACACGATCAGTGCAGATCGTCTGATCGTCAAAAAATACGATATCCTGGTGCTCTCTGTCTGA